A single window of Rickettsiella endosymbiont of Dermanyssus gallinae DNA harbors:
- a CDS encoding response regulator: protein MRILLVEDDESLGDGIYKGLKHYGYTVDWLKDGKTALSFIKTETFDVILLDLNLPGLAGLSVLSEMRAAGITTPVLILTARHAVEDRIKGLDGGADDYLTKPFDLDELSARIRALQRRFSSNRAVSVLTYRDIQLDPSSFSVTAKGQAVSLSRREFSLLQKLLENAGHVISRDSLNQCLYGWDDEIDSNTLEVHVHNIRKKLAGINFIRTIRGVGYMAEKENN from the coding sequence ATGCGCATTCTTTTAGTTGAAGATGATGAGTCCTTAGGGGATGGCATTTACAAAGGACTCAAACATTATGGCTATACGGTCGATTGGTTGAAGGATGGGAAGACAGCCCTCAGCTTTATTAAGACAGAAACCTTCGATGTTATCTTACTCGACTTAAACCTACCGGGTTTAGCGGGCTTATCCGTTTTAAGTGAAATGCGCGCAGCTGGGATAACAACGCCCGTTCTGATCCTAACCGCTCGCCATGCGGTAGAAGACAGAATAAAAGGTCTAGACGGTGGCGCTGATGACTACTTAACCAAACCTTTTGATCTAGATGAACTATCGGCAAGAATCCGTGCTTTGCAACGCCGTTTTTCGAGTAATCGAGCCGTATCTGTTTTAACGTATCGCGATATTCAACTTGATCCCAGCTCATTCTCCGTCACGGCCAAAGGACAAGCTGTCAGCCTCTCTCGCCGCGAATTTAGCTTATTGCAAAAATTATTAGAAAATGCAGGCCATGTCATTTCTCGCGACTCGCTCAACCAATGCCTATATGGCTGGGACGACGAAATCGACAGTAATACACTTGAAGTGCATGTGCATAATATACGAAAAAAATTAGCGGGCATTAATTTTATACGTACTATTCGTGGTGTAGGCTACATGGCGGAAAAGGAAAATAATTAA
- the ligA gene encoding NAD-dependent DNA ligase LigA has translation MPKPSSALIKKITALKKKINEHNYRYHILDDPQISDAAFDKLFRELQTLEQQHPELITQDSPTQRIGATPLSSFNQVEHAMPMLSLDNAFSDEDVLAFNKRIQDRLGSDKAVEYACEPKLDGIAVSLTYQHGKLIRAATRGDGNIGEDITLNSRTILSIPLQLRGSDYPDTLEVRGEVYMPKKAFQQLNQKLQQAGEKTFVNPRNAAAGSLRQLDPKITAQRALAFFTHSVGAIKNGQLADKHTAILQQFEQWGLPRCPQTQCAQGIEACLDYYHKIAEQRSQLPYEIDGVVYKVNALALQQRLGFISRAPRWALAHKFPAQEELSRVLAIEFQVGRTGALTPVARLEPVFVGGATVSNATLHNIDEVTRKDIRVGDTVVVRRAGDVIPEVVRVIKEKRPQHTHLIQLPKNCPVCGSEVTKLASESVARCNAGLYCPAQLKEAIKHFASRKAMNIEGLGDKIVDQLVEKALINDVADVYTLTTTQLASLERLGGKSAGKLCRAIAASKNTRFSRFLYALGIRDVGISTALNLAQHFQQLQPLMQADKAHLQSISDIGPIVAMHIKKFFTQTHNQEIIQRLLAAGIHWPKPTLSKKQTTLAGKIFVLTGSLNDLSREEATHQLQEQGAKVSSNVSKKTDYVVLGKDPGSKFSQAKKLGVTCLTEAELQALLRSL, from the coding sequence ATGCCTAAACCATCCTCCGCACTTATAAAAAAAATTACCGCACTTAAAAAAAAAATCAATGAACATAATTACCGTTACCATATTCTAGATGATCCACAAATCAGCGATGCCGCCTTTGATAAACTTTTTCGAGAATTACAAACACTTGAGCAACAACATCCCGAACTTATTACGCAAGACTCACCTACCCAACGGATAGGCGCGACACCTTTAAGCAGTTTTAATCAAGTTGAGCATGCCATGCCCATGCTTTCGCTGGACAATGCTTTTTCTGATGAAGACGTTTTGGCTTTTAACAAACGCATTCAGGATAGACTGGGTAGTGACAAAGCCGTCGAATATGCTTGCGAACCCAAACTCGACGGCATCGCCGTCAGCTTGACTTATCAACATGGAAAATTAATCCGTGCCGCAACGCGTGGTGATGGAAATATCGGTGAAGACATCACCTTAAACAGCCGAACTATTTTAAGCATTCCTTTACAATTACGCGGTTCTGATTATCCCGATACCTTGGAAGTACGTGGCGAAGTTTATATGCCTAAAAAAGCTTTTCAGCAACTCAATCAGAAGCTACAGCAAGCCGGCGAAAAAACGTTTGTTAATCCACGCAATGCCGCGGCAGGCAGTCTACGCCAATTGGATCCGAAAATAACCGCACAACGCGCCTTAGCTTTTTTTACCCACAGTGTTGGTGCCATTAAAAATGGTCAATTAGCAGATAAACACACCGCTATTTTGCAACAATTCGAACAATGGGGCCTACCCCGCTGTCCGCAAACACAATGTGCACAAGGCATTGAAGCTTGTTTAGACTATTACCATAAAATAGCTGAACAACGATCCCAACTACCCTATGAAATTGACGGTGTCGTTTATAAAGTCAATGCCTTGGCATTACAACAACGCTTGGGCTTTATATCACGTGCACCTCGTTGGGCACTGGCACATAAATTCCCTGCACAAGAGGAATTAAGCCGCGTTTTAGCGATTGAGTTTCAAGTGGGGCGTACGGGTGCCCTAACTCCTGTCGCGCGCTTAGAGCCGGTCTTTGTAGGCGGGGCTACGGTTAGCAACGCTACTTTACACAATATCGATGAAGTGACGCGCAAAGATATACGGGTAGGCGATACGGTTGTTGTACGCCGTGCTGGTGACGTCATTCCAGAGGTCGTTCGTGTTATTAAAGAAAAACGCCCTCAACACACACACCTGATACAACTACCCAAAAACTGCCCTGTCTGTGGTTCAGAGGTCACTAAATTAGCCTCTGAGTCCGTGGCACGCTGTAATGCTGGTTTATATTGCCCCGCACAACTTAAAGAGGCCATTAAGCATTTTGCTTCACGCAAAGCCATGAATATCGAAGGCCTGGGTGATAAAATTGTTGACCAACTCGTAGAAAAAGCGCTGATCAACGATGTAGCCGATGTGTATACACTCACTACCACTCAATTAGCTAGCTTAGAACGCTTAGGGGGAAAATCAGCGGGCAAACTATGTCGTGCCATTGCGGCCAGTAAAAATACCCGCTTTTCCCGCTTTCTATATGCCCTAGGCATACGTGATGTCGGTATTTCTACGGCTTTAAATCTTGCTCAACACTTTCAGCAACTCCAACCTTTAATGCAAGCCGATAAAGCACATCTACAGTCCATTTCTGATATTGGCCCTATTGTCGCGATGCATATCAAGAAATTCTTCACACAAACCCACAATCAAGAAATCATTCAACGTCTCTTGGCGGCGGGTATCCATTGGCCCAAACCCACCTTAAGTAAAAAACAAACGACCCTGGCAGGAAAAATTTTTGTTTTAACCGGCAGCTTAAATGATTTAAGCCGTGAAGAAGCCACCCATCAACTACAAGAACAAGGCGCAAAAGTCAGTAGCAATGTCAGCAAAAAAACAGATTATGTGGTCTTAGGCAAGGATCCTGGCTCAAAATTCAGCCAGGCTAAAAAATTAGGGGTTACTTGTTTGACCGAAGCAGAGCTGCAAGCCTTGTTAAGAAGCCTTTGA
- the zipA gene encoding cell division protein ZipA, whose product MDIDYLLIILPGIVFLGFLGLILVIWQYGNFRSKKDDEDEDDVLSTMPSKNLYKTTPHYSHVEDEELILDESMSEINTKETSANVTESLIILHLLAAEERPYVGYELVQTLSSAGFYYGTMNIFHYYEDQNEKNPRLFSLASAVEPGTFDLTHIAEILAPGLCLFMSLKDKNALANFELMLETAQLLLQDLGGTLCDGQRQALTDDVLTHYRSQLYSYA is encoded by the coding sequence ATGGATATCGATTATTTATTAATCATTCTACCTGGCATTGTTTTCCTTGGATTTCTCGGGTTAATTCTCGTTATTTGGCAATATGGTAATTTCCGTAGCAAAAAAGACGACGAAGATGAAGATGATGTGCTATCAACCATGCCTTCTAAAAACCTCTATAAAACAACACCTCATTATTCTCATGTAGAAGATGAAGAACTCATACTCGATGAATCCATGAGTGAAATCAATACAAAAGAAACTAGCGCGAACGTAACAGAATCACTTATCATTCTGCATCTACTCGCCGCAGAAGAAAGACCTTATGTAGGTTATGAATTGGTACAAACACTGAGTAGCGCTGGATTTTACTATGGCACCATGAATATCTTCCATTACTATGAAGATCAAAATGAAAAGAACCCACGCTTATTTAGTCTGGCTTCGGCCGTTGAACCGGGTACGTTTGACTTAACACACATTGCTGAGATCCTAGCGCCGGGATTATGTTTATTTATGTCACTTAAAGATAAAAATGCGCTGGCTAACTTTGAATTAATGTTAGAAACGGCACAACTGCTTCTTCAAGATTTAGGCGGCACACTGTGTGATGGACAACGTCAAGCGCTCACTGACGACGTATTAACGCATTATCGTTCACAACTCTATAGCTATGCCTAA
- the smc gene encoding chromosome segregation protein SMC: protein MRLESIKLAGFKSFVDPTTLAFPSNLTAIVGPNGCGKSNIIDAIRWVMGESSAKQLRGQSLDDVIFNGCTTRKPLGQAAIELNFDNSDGSLGGKYSSYAQISIRREITREGQSIYYLNGSRCRRRDIRDIFLGTGLGPRSYAIIEQGMISRVVEAKPDELRAYIEEAAGISKYKERRRETENRLEHTQENLNRLNDLREELAKQAKHLQRQANAAERYKNLKEEERLLKARLQALRYRTLNNQLQSQLIAITETEGQLNETQGQQQTLLKELNQDRDQQNVIRTDCDVLQSRYYELGNEITRLEEKLRSQTAQFKQNQQEESELSQKNIFLDQQSQENQALQNHLNQEIAILHKDWTAAQKTTAESQTALKQSEQDLKNCQLQWEEFQAHVAQLTQQNRVAQTQHQHYQQQSETLKKRIERLEQEQTEQNQVLSNDKDIADLTVALTESQQKQADAQLEQTQTTQQINAQRLALQQLAKELDHCKSQLQKNQGHTASLMALQQEALGQREESLLTWLKKHNLNEHPRLAQLVQVETGWERAVEVALNQHIQAVCFTDRDSLDDFFQQSLPDSSVSLMAKSTPCEHTSLQFESQLPLPRLSTKLTAPWPLDNLLAGVYVAETLSEALTHSKQLKGYESIITREGVCLGNHWLSLSNNSTVKTGLLQREREINTLKKEQNALQAQIDTQQTDYTAKQKQLKELEEKLVEKQKQLSEVMSCQADLKARHQVKEARLSQAKQRMQRIQQELQENKAQCDEMDIQWQQVRHDQISTQTQLDEVQPQREALLENKAQLQKRLSAAAEKAKTDETQRHQLELRKQTAEHQFKTLEETITRLQQQQTRLKERVSHLQQTLEGAENPLLTIKQQLDSLSEQRHTLASELKQSQTILQDIEQRLKRKEQQTQSLETDLSLDRDDLEQRRLQCQELRVRAKTLEEQLHEQAYEVETLLNELPDEADISNYETQLREITRHIEQIGAVNLAALEEHQSVSERKIYLDAQHHDLEQALETLKTAIQKMDKETRSRFKETFDKINQNFKDLFPRLFSGGEASLQLQDPDLLSSGICIMAQPPGKRNSSIQLLSGGEKALTATALVFSFFQLNPAPFCMLDEVDAPLDDTNVLRFCKLVKEMATDVQFIFISHNKVAIEMAQHLAGVTMHEPGVSRLVTVDIEKAIAIASA from the coding sequence ATGCGTTTAGAAAGTATCAAATTAGCGGGATTCAAATCATTTGTTGATCCAACGACCCTCGCCTTTCCTAGCAATTTAACGGCAATTGTAGGGCCCAATGGCTGTGGAAAATCAAATATTATCGATGCCATTCGCTGGGTGATGGGCGAAAGCTCTGCGAAACAACTACGCGGTCAATCCCTAGACGATGTCATCTTCAATGGCTGTACCACACGTAAACCCCTGGGCCAAGCCGCCATTGAGCTCAATTTTGATAATTCTGATGGTAGCCTAGGCGGCAAATATAGTAGTTATGCGCAAATTTCTATACGACGTGAAATCACCCGAGAAGGCCAATCCATCTATTATCTCAATGGATCACGTTGTAGACGTCGCGATATACGAGATATCTTTCTAGGCACTGGCCTAGGCCCTAGAAGCTACGCCATCATCGAACAAGGCATGATTTCACGAGTGGTAGAAGCAAAGCCCGATGAATTACGTGCCTATATAGAAGAAGCGGCGGGAATTTCCAAATATAAAGAACGACGCCGCGAAACGGAGAACCGGCTAGAACATACGCAAGAAAATCTAAATCGATTAAATGATCTGAGAGAAGAGCTCGCTAAACAAGCTAAACATTTACAACGTCAAGCCAACGCGGCGGAACGTTATAAAAACCTTAAAGAGGAAGAACGCTTACTCAAAGCCCGTCTTCAAGCACTGCGCTATCGAACACTGAATAATCAATTACAATCCCAATTAATTGCTATTACTGAAACCGAGGGACAGCTTAATGAAACACAGGGTCAGCAACAAACGCTACTAAAAGAGTTAAACCAGGATCGCGATCAGCAAAATGTAATAAGAACAGACTGTGATGTGTTGCAAAGTCGTTATTATGAATTAGGTAATGAAATAACGCGTTTAGAAGAAAAACTACGCAGCCAAACCGCGCAGTTTAAACAAAACCAACAGGAAGAAAGTGAGCTCAGCCAAAAAAACATTTTCTTAGATCAACAATCGCAAGAAAACCAAGCCCTACAAAATCACTTGAATCAAGAGATAGCGATCTTACATAAAGACTGGACTGCCGCTCAAAAAACCACAGCAGAAAGTCAAACCGCCTTAAAACAAAGCGAACAAGACTTAAAAAATTGCCAATTACAATGGGAAGAATTTCAAGCGCATGTTGCGCAATTAACACAGCAAAATCGTGTTGCACAAACGCAACATCAACACTATCAACAACAGTCAGAAACATTAAAAAAACGCATTGAACGATTAGAGCAAGAACAAACGGAACAGAATCAAGTTTTGAGCAACGATAAAGATATTGCCGATCTGACTGTCGCGTTAACCGAATCTCAGCAAAAACAAGCCGATGCTCAATTAGAACAAACACAAACCACCCAACAAATTAATGCACAACGCTTAGCGTTGCAGCAATTAGCCAAAGAATTAGATCATTGTAAAAGCCAACTGCAAAAAAATCAGGGACATACCGCTTCTTTAATGGCGTTACAACAAGAAGCGTTAGGACAGCGTGAAGAATCACTGCTGACTTGGCTAAAAAAACATAACTTAAATGAACACCCTCGTCTTGCACAATTAGTACAGGTTGAAACCGGCTGGGAACGCGCGGTAGAAGTCGCTTTAAATCAGCATATACAAGCTGTTTGTTTCACTGATCGCGACTCCTTAGACGACTTTTTCCAGCAATCACTACCTGACAGTTCCGTTAGTTTGATGGCAAAATCTACGCCGTGTGAACACACCTCATTGCAATTTGAATCGCAACTCCCGCTGCCGCGACTGAGTACAAAATTAACCGCGCCTTGGCCACTTGATAACTTATTAGCGGGCGTTTATGTCGCCGAAACGCTGTCAGAAGCACTGACACACAGCAAACAATTAAAAGGCTATGAGTCTATTATTACCCGCGAAGGTGTTTGTTTAGGCAATCATTGGCTTAGCTTGAGTAACAATAGCACGGTTAAAACAGGACTCTTACAACGTGAGCGTGAAATAAATACTTTAAAGAAAGAACAGAATGCGCTTCAAGCACAAATTGACACACAACAAACCGATTACACCGCTAAACAAAAACAGCTTAAAGAACTAGAAGAAAAATTAGTAGAAAAGCAAAAACAATTAAGCGAAGTGATGTCTTGTCAAGCGGATTTAAAAGCACGCCATCAAGTCAAAGAAGCTCGGTTATCGCAGGCAAAACAACGCATGCAACGTATCCAGCAAGAACTACAAGAAAATAAAGCACAATGCGACGAAATGGACATACAATGGCAGCAAGTCAGACACGATCAAATAAGCACGCAAACACAACTCGATGAAGTACAGCCACAACGCGAAGCTTTACTTGAAAATAAAGCCCAACTACAAAAAAGATTAAGCGCAGCGGCAGAAAAAGCGAAAACGGATGAAACCCAACGCCATCAACTCGAACTACGTAAACAAACGGCAGAACATCAATTTAAAACGCTAGAAGAAACGATTACACGCTTACAGCAGCAACAAACACGGCTAAAAGAACGTGTTTCGCATCTTCAGCAAACACTTGAAGGCGCAGAAAATCCCTTACTCACGATAAAACAGCAACTGGATTCCCTGAGCGAACAACGTCATACGCTAGCAAGCGAACTCAAACAAAGCCAAACAATACTTCAAGATATTGAACAACGTTTGAAGCGCAAGGAACAACAGACACAAAGCTTAGAAACGGATCTTAGCCTGGATCGTGATGATCTAGAACAGCGACGTCTGCAATGCCAAGAATTACGCGTGCGTGCTAAAACGCTGGAAGAACAACTACACGAACAAGCCTATGAAGTAGAAACCTTACTAAACGAATTACCAGATGAAGCTGATATTTCAAACTATGAAACACAACTTAGGGAAATAACACGCCATATTGAACAAATTGGCGCAGTTAATCTAGCCGCCTTAGAAGAACACCAATCTGTTTCAGAACGAAAAATCTATTTAGATGCACAACATCACGATTTAGAACAAGCATTAGAAACCTTAAAAACAGCCATCCAAAAAATGGACAAGGAAACACGCAGTCGGTTTAAAGAAACGTTTGATAAAATTAATCAGAATTTTAAAGACTTATTTCCGCGTTTATTTTCTGGTGGCGAAGCGTCATTACAACTTCAAGATCCTGATTTATTGAGTAGCGGCATTTGCATCATGGCGCAACCGCCAGGAAAGCGTAATAGCAGCATCCAATTATTATCGGGTGGAGAAAAAGCGCTGACCGCAACAGCGTTGGTATTTTCATTTTTCCAACTCAACCCAGCGCCTTTTTGTATGTTGGATGAAGTAGATGCGCCGCTTGATGACACCAATGTGCTTAGATTTTGTAAACTGGTAAAAGAAATGGCTACTGACGTACAATTTATCTTTATTAGCCATAATAAAGTCGCTATTGAAATGGCACAACATTTAGCCGGCGTTACGATGCATGAACCTGGCGTATCGCGCTTAGTTACCGTAGATATTGAGAAAGCGATAGCCATTGCATCCGCTTAA
- a CDS encoding glycine zipper 2TM domain-containing protein: MKKFNSFLLIGVALVGLTACDSMSPDQRAVAGGLGGAAVGGLLGNTIGGGTGRTVATIAGAGIGAVAGSSLARGSNNNQQQVRYYRGQDGRYYPVR; the protein is encoded by the coding sequence ATGAAAAAATTCAATTCTTTTCTATTAATCGGCGTTGCCCTCGTTGGGTTAACAGCTTGTGACAGTATGTCACCTGACCAACGTGCTGTTGCCGGTGGATTAGGTGGTGCTGCTGTAGGTGGTCTTTTAGGTAACACTATCGGTGGCGGTACAGGTCGAACCGTCGCTACCATCGCTGGCGCAGGTATCGGTGCTGTTGCAGGTAGCTCATTAGCGCGTGGCAGCAACAATAATCAACAACAAGTACGCTACTATCGTGGTCAAGACGGTAGATACTATCCTGTTCGATAA
- the dut gene encoding dUTP diphosphatase: MKNIQLKILDARLGQAFPLPAYATDGSAGLDLRACLTETVQLLPNQVELIPTGLAMHIAQPDMAAVILPRSGLGHKNGIVLGNLIGLIDSDYQGELKISCWNRGKDSFAIQPGERIAQLVFVPVVRTQFEIVPEFIESERGQGGFGHSGVQ; this comes from the coding sequence ATGAAAAATATACAGCTTAAAATTCTAGATGCGCGTTTAGGACAAGCTTTCCCATTGCCCGCTTATGCCACGGATGGGTCGGCAGGCCTCGATTTACGCGCCTGCCTGACAGAAACAGTCCAATTGCTGCCCAATCAAGTGGAGTTGATTCCCACCGGATTAGCCATGCATATTGCACAGCCGGATATGGCGGCGGTTATTTTGCCACGTTCGGGTTTAGGGCATAAAAATGGCATTGTATTAGGTAACTTGATAGGTTTAATCGATTCGGACTATCAGGGTGAGTTAAAGATTTCTTGCTGGAATCGAGGCAAAGATAGTTTTGCTATTCAGCCGGGGGAGCGCATTGCTCAGCTGGTTTTTGTTCCTGTGGTCAGAACGCAGTTTGAGATTGTTCCTGAATTTATTGAAAGCGAGCGTGGGCAAGGCGGATTTGGTCATTCAGGTGTGCAATAA
- a CDS encoding HlyC/CorC family transporter, which yields MQTPISDDKRQRKKNRHSSWLKRFNQILSRGPRNREQLVQQLRTSKQRKLLDAQALKMIEGVLQISDRHVRDIMIPRAKITVISDTTSLPELLPIVIDSGHSRFPVISNSNKEVIGLLLAKDLLKYNPLVHSQQLDFRQGAAKTKPPECIKIHEDGELSGNTAEDSSAQIAHQDNFNIRDIIRPAVFIPESKRLDSLLEEFQHKHYHMAIVVDEYGAVSGLVTIEDVLEEIVGEIEDEYDDNEEIFVQKQTEHQFLVKALMPIEAFNHYFSSDFTTEQFDTIGGFIANRFGYLPKRGASITLAPLHFKVLRADNRQIRLLQVTSDNDT from the coding sequence ATGCAAACCCCTATCTCTGACGATAAACGACAAAGAAAAAAAAATCGTCACTCCTCCTGGTTAAAACGGTTTAATCAAATATTATCCCGCGGCCCTAGAAATAGAGAGCAATTAGTCCAGCAACTACGCACCTCCAAACAACGTAAATTACTGGATGCACAAGCACTAAAAATGATAGAGGGTGTATTACAAATATCGGATCGTCACGTACGCGACATCATGATTCCACGCGCTAAAATAACCGTTATCTCAGACACCACCTCCCTACCTGAACTTTTACCGATTGTGATAGATTCAGGCCACTCTCGTTTTCCTGTTATTAGCAATAGTAATAAAGAAGTCATTGGATTATTACTTGCAAAAGATTTACTTAAATATAATCCTCTAGTGCACTCACAGCAATTGGATTTTCGGCAAGGCGCCGCGAAAACGAAGCCACCGGAGTGTATTAAAATACATGAGGATGGCGAGTTGAGCGGCAACACAGCCGAAGATTCAAGTGCGCAGATTGCACATCAAGATAACTTTAATATTCGCGATATTATACGTCCTGCGGTGTTTATACCCGAAAGTAAACGCTTAGATAGCTTACTCGAAGAATTTCAACATAAACACTATCACATGGCTATTGTGGTAGATGAATATGGTGCGGTTTCAGGACTTGTCACCATTGAAGATGTACTCGAAGAGATTGTGGGCGAGATTGAAGATGAATATGATGATAACGAAGAAATTTTTGTGCAAAAACAAACAGAACATCAATTTTTAGTCAAAGCACTCATGCCGATTGAAGCATTTAATCATTATTTTTCTTCCGATTTTACAACCGAACAATTCGATACCATTGGTGGATTTATCGCCAACCGTTTTGGCTACCTACCCAAACGTGGCGCTAGCATTACGCTAGCACCTTTACATTTTAAAGTATTGCGTGCCGATAATCGTCAAATCCGTTTATTACAAGTCACTAGCGACAACGATACCTAA
- the ybeY gene encoding rRNA maturation RNase YbeY, with product MPNTKPKKKQIKIAIQNMTRRSFIPKRYYFQRWVDKALINRTRLSEITIRLVDKKESTDLNEAFRHKKGPTNILSFPFEPPPEIYSPLLGDLVIYAGLVNQEAKQQKKTRLAHWAHLVIHGCLHLIGYDHANEKDATKMETLEIQLLQELGYANPYL from the coding sequence ATGCCCAATACGAAACCCAAAAAAAAGCAGATTAAAATCGCCATACAAAACATGACGCGCCGATCTTTTATTCCTAAGCGCTATTATTTTCAACGTTGGGTCGATAAGGCGCTGATTAATCGCACACGCTTATCAGAAATTACCATTCGATTGGTGGACAAAAAAGAAAGCACGGATCTCAATGAAGCTTTTCGTCATAAAAAAGGACCGACGAATATCTTATCTTTTCCTTTTGAACCACCGCCTGAAATTTATTCGCCTTTATTAGGTGATTTAGTAATTTATGCCGGTCTTGTTAATCAAGAAGCCAAACAACAGAAAAAAACACGTTTAGCGCATTGGGCACATTTAGTGATTCACGGCTGTCTGCACTTAATCGGCTATGATCATGCAAATGAAAAAGATGCCACTAAAATGGAAACACTTGAAATTCAATTATTACAGGAACTAGGTTATGCAAACCCCTATCTCTGA
- a CDS encoding PhoH family protein has product MNTQPEPYSFQLSPEDNHRLANLCGPFDQHLRQIEQQLNVSIYNRGHDFQINGPTPSVEVAAKVLHHLYEETQGKTTLTANNIHLVLQTLQTDSAEPEKTNSPAEVIIHTRQGKIKSCSPNQELYLKNILSHDISFGLGPAGTGKTYLAVACAVAALEKEKISRIILVRPAVEAGEKLGFLPGDFSQKLDPYFRPLYDALNEMLGFEQVLQCVEQHIIEVVALAYMRGRTLNDAFIILDEAQNTTKEQMKMFLTRIGFNSKVVINGDITQTDLPRGVESGLRHSLAILKGIKGISFTEFDSPDIVRHSLVQAILHAYAQYETQKKAD; this is encoded by the coding sequence TTGAATACTCAACCAGAGCCTTACAGTTTTCAACTTAGCCCCGAAGATAATCACCGTTTAGCGAATCTTTGTGGGCCCTTTGACCAGCACTTACGTCAAATTGAACAGCAGCTGAATGTTTCCATTTATAATCGTGGCCACGACTTTCAAATTAATGGCCCTACGCCATCTGTTGAAGTAGCCGCTAAAGTTTTACATCATCTGTATGAAGAAACACAGGGTAAAACCACATTAACCGCTAATAACATTCACTTAGTCTTGCAAACCCTACAAACGGATAGCGCTGAGCCAGAAAAAACGAATTCGCCGGCTGAAGTCATCATACACACAAGGCAGGGAAAGATTAAATCGTGCAGCCCTAATCAAGAACTCTATCTAAAAAATATATTAAGTCATGATATTAGTTTTGGTTTAGGACCCGCTGGAACAGGAAAAACTTACTTAGCAGTTGCCTGTGCGGTTGCCGCCTTAGAAAAAGAAAAAATTAGTCGTATTATTTTGGTACGACCCGCTGTAGAAGCAGGCGAAAAATTAGGTTTTTTACCCGGCGACTTTTCACAAAAACTCGATCCTTATTTTCGGCCTCTCTATGATGCCCTCAACGAAATGTTAGGTTTTGAACAAGTGCTACAATGTGTAGAACAACATATTATTGAAGTCGTTGCATTAGCTTATATGCGCGGCCGTACACTCAACGATGCATTTATTATTTTAGATGAAGCACAAAATACGACCAAAGAACAAATGAAAATGTTTTTAACACGTATAGGCTTTAACTCTAAAGTCGTCATTAACGGCGACATTACACAAACTGATTTACCACGCGGTGTAGAATCCGGTCTACGCCACTCATTAGCTATTTTAAAAGGTATTAAGGGTATTAGCTTTACTGAGTTTGATTCACCCGACATCGTCAGACATTCTCTTGTACAAGCCATATTACATGCTTATGCCCAATACGAAACCCAAAAAAAAGCAGATTAA